One window from the genome of Helicobacter pylori encodes:
- the csd1 gene encoding peptidoglycan DD-metalloendopeptidase Csd1 yields the protein MFLDRRLIVMVTDSKGSRYINVHILFRQIGLYALLSVVGSLLFLGISLLVLNKEIKNIDKQHALITKEFEKKKETNEKLSLQMDEFLDDLQLSGERINDLEEVVGVNRPEEKEEGNFSSRLDVAGITGLQKSFIMRLIPNDYPLESYRRVSAAFNKRIHPILHVLHNHTGLDLSTAINTPVYASASGVVGLASKGWNGGYGNLIKVFHPFGFKTYYAHLNKIIVKTGEFVKKGQLIGYSGNTGMSTGPHLHYEVRFLDQPINPMSFTKWNMKNFEEVFNKERSIRWQSLITIINQLMQKQDQRLSSLKAQK from the coding sequence GTGTTTTTAGACAGGCGTTTGATTGTGATGGTTACGGACTCTAAAGGGAGCCGTTACATTAATGTTCATATACTATTTCGTCAAATTGGTCTGTATGCGCTTTTGAGCGTTGTGGGATCTTTATTGTTTTTAGGCATTTCGCTACTGGTTTTAAATAAAGAGATTAAAAACATTGACAAGCAGCATGCCTTAATCACTAAGGAATTTGAGAAAAAAAAAGAAACGAATGAAAAACTTTCTTTGCAAATGGATGAATTTTTAGACGATTTGCAACTTTCAGGGGAGCGCATCAACGATTTAGAAGAAGTGGTGGGGGTGAATAGACCTGAAGAAAAAGAAGAGGGTAATTTTTCCAGCCGCTTAGATGTCGCTGGGATTACCGGGCTTCAAAAAAGCTTTATCATGCGCCTTATACCTAATGACTACCCGCTAGAATCCTATCGGCGCGTTTCAGCCGCCTTCAATAAAAGAATCCACCCTATTTTGCATGTGTTGCACAACCATACCGGGCTTGACTTGAGCACCGCTATTAACACGCCTGTGTATGCGAGCGCAAGCGGGGTAGTGGGGTTAGCGAGCAAGGGGTGGAATGGGGGGTATGGGAATTTGATTAAAGTTTTCCACCCTTTTGGTTTTAAAACCTACTACGCCCATTTGAATAAAATCATCGTAAAAACGGGTGAATTTGTCAAAAAAGGGCAGTTGATTGGGTATAGTGGTAATACAGGGATGAGCACAGGGCCGCATTTGCATTATGAAGTGCGTTTTTTAGATCAACCCATAAACCCCATGAGTTTCACCAAATGGAACATGAAAAATTTTGAAGAAGTTTTCAATAAAGAAAGGAGCATCAGATGGCAATCTTTGATAACAATAATAAATCAGC